The following are encoded together in the Candidatus Tanganyikabacteria bacterium genome:
- a CDS encoding helix-turn-helix domain-containing protein, protein MLLTIQEVAERLRVNVGRAHALARDGVIPVVRLGRQVRVDEDRLQAFIGGGDKGFEGGWRKEPAVVNGSAGRKRKSG, encoded by the coding sequence GTGTTGCTGACGATTCAGGAGGTTGCCGAGCGGTTGCGCGTGAACGTGGGGCGAGCCCACGCCCTTGCGCGCGACGGCGTGATCCCCGTGGTCAGGCTTGGCCGGCAAGTCCGGGTAGACGAGGACCGCTTGCAGGCCTTCATCGGCGGCGGGGACAAGGGCTTCGAAGGCGGCTGGCGCAAGGAACCGGCCGTCGTGAACGGCAGCGCCGGCAGGAAGCGCAAGTCAGGCTGA